Within the Girardinichthys multiradiatus isolate DD_20200921_A chromosome 12, DD_fGirMul_XY1, whole genome shotgun sequence genome, the region GGAAAATGTAGATATTTTTGTCAGATGTTTGGCTGAAATAAGAATACCTAAAGTACAAATTTGTAGAATGTAACATGGTTTATTATCATGGCCACAATTTGTaacattaatacaataaaaaaatcattaatcatatacatttttcttctgaaaaggatttacaaaaaaggaaataatatatttattatagAAACAAGATTGCAAATAAGCCTGAGTGCAAGTAAGATTTTACATATACAAAAAAgtgaatttttaaaaaataaaacacattttccttttgtttataCATAGCATAAAAAACTAAGTTTCTTCACACAACCATTTGGGAACTTTTTGCAAGCTTTATGTTTATAAATGAAATACAGAAAGCTTTATGGTTTTACTTCACTCAGTGAAATTTTAGCTTCAGAAACTCACACGACTTCAGGTTTATGCATCAGGATGCATTCAGTAGGTGCATGCTGTAGTGTTACAGTCTCTCAGAAGCTTGCATTTCATGTCTTCTCCCTCAAGGTTAAGCGATCAGCCAACTCCAAAGAGTCACGTTCCCATTACTAATGAAGTGATAATCTCCAGTCGACACAACGGGCAGGTACCAAACTgttccaggaccctgaagctgCAGTGAGGGCATAGACACCGGTGCCCACAGGGCAGTGTAATTTCAGCCTTTTGCCCCATGCACACCACACAGCCATCATCTGTCACCAGAGtagaaaaattacaattatGAGACATTAGACTGAATCCAACCTCCACTTTGAtggataaaacaaaatcaaatgatGTTGGCAAGAGACATACCTGCTGGGTCTTCAGTGCTAAGGCTGGAGATATGGTCATACGAGTTTTCATTGAGTGCCGTATAATCAGGATTGAAACTGCAGAGACGTTTGATGAGAGGGCTCGGTTCAGGTTTAGGGCAGGATCTTTTTTTGAGGAGccattcttttttctttgaGCCTGTAGCAGCAAATCAATCAGAGAATTGTTGGTATTTTTAGGGTATGCTAATGGTTTTCCAAACAAAGCAACATGAAAAACAGACTGTAAGTCAAACAAAATGTAGGTGTGTTAAAGTTACCAAGGAGGAAGATAGAACACGTCTGCCCATATACATCAATCATGGCCCAGAGTGGCCGACTGAGGTCCACTTTTATTGGTAGTTTTTGCTTCCTGCCGCTGTGAAATCTCACAGATAAGTGGGCACAAGCAGAGACCCAGAATTCCAGCTCCAAACCTTCCTCACAGCAGGACTCGGGCACAGGAGTGGCCCAGTGCCCCTGGGTTTTGGTGAGGTTAGGCATGGCCAAGCAGGGCAGGGGCAAAGATCTGGCTGATGGCGGCATGTTGGTGAAGCCTACACGCATGGCTCCTTTCCAATGAGGCACTTTCCTCTCCACCATTACCCGGATCTTCTCGCAGGTCCTCACAGGGCGGTTGCTGAACACCACGCCACCTCTGAAAGTGTCTTTATTTCTCTCGGCACGTCGACAGCCCTCAGTCAGGTGGATCTGGTCTCCCACAGCCCAAGTATGAAAAGTCAGGGGGCCGAGGCAACGATTGCCACATTTGTGGTTCATCTCTGGAGCTGCAGGGGAAGTATGCACCATCAAAATGTATGAGCATATAATCATATAATGTTGATAACATTTGcacaaaaaacaatataaaccaTAAGTTTTAGTATAACACAATAGCTTGACAAAAAGTTAAACCATCACCAGGTTTTTCTCATAATATGTTTGACAAAGACACCCAGTTTTACATTAAACAACATTTATTGCTCCAGGACTCGCATCTTAAGTGACACTCATTGTTTGAAGTATTCCTAATCATCATCTTATCATTTCTTTTACAGCCCAGTTATGGTGCTTCTGCTTTGTCTTCCTgtcatttaggttttttttttgtaactatAATACTTAACCTTTTCTAAAAAATAGGAAATCtggagttgttgtttttttgttaaactcaaaatacattttttctgaTTTGTAATTTTAGCTTTTGAATTTCATTacttttgtaaattaaaaacacattacatgttttaatatttttctttcaaacaaaATGAGATGTTTTTCATTCCTCATACCAAATCTACCATGAAGACAAGTTATCAAAGTCTTACCAGGGTCCTTATTGTTGTTCCCACCCTTTATCTTCAAACAGAAGTCAGTAATCTTTCATATATAAACACAGGAGTGGTGCTCTCGTCTGCCTTGCCGTTCAGTTATGATGAAGTGGGAGGGTGGCTTCTGGCTTTAAACCAAGCCTCACGTGTgactttagaaataaaaacatccacTGACTCACGTGAAAACTGAAAGAGGCAGGACAGAGGGAGGGACAAATCAAGCTGGAAATTTCCCAAAACTTCAGATAAATCTGTTCCAACATTTTTTCCCCCGATGCAGGGTTAAATTGTCTGTACTTTCTGACAGAATCTTTAAGAGGTTTGTAATTAATGAATTTGCCACAGCTATTATTGCCAATTATTAAGATATCTATCTATTGTTTCTAACTTATTTTGAAGGTAAATTAAAACTGGTTTACGTCTCacatgtttaaatgttaatGATCTGGCAATTCCACTTTATAGGAAATTATATGATATGCTTCTATTTAATATGGTGAAAGGACTGAATTTAAATAGCTCTTTTTTGGTCATAACAACTACTTAAAGCGTTTTACACTGCAGCCACAGTCACCCAATCGCACACAAATGcatacactgatacacagatcagtaggcatcTTGGGGTTAAAAcctataaatataatataatataatataatgtttttctatttactcAGGTAATCTTAAAATGATATGTGTTTCTGATCATCAATCAatgatttgaaatatttaggaatgaaaagaaaagtagaaaactgaaataaatctgtaaggtgGCAACTTCGTCCCACTTCTGTGTAtagaatataatataatataatagaatagaatagaatagaatagaagtATATTTCGCAGAAACATGTCTGACTGGCTCAGTCCTGATCATCTGAGATAACAACCTTGGCTCTTACAAAAAATGCTATGTGATATAATTACTCTTGGTAATTTACTTGTATAGCTGTATGTGCCTTCTGCTGGAGTACGAACGTTATTCACATGACTTCCCTAGAAATTCCCTCAACTTCCTGCGAAAACTCTGTTGGCTGCATCATACATACCAGCTGTTGGCTGTCTGAACTTATACTACAGCTTACTGTAAAATCGGGTGACTCAGTCTTCCCATGTGTGGTTGTAGGTTTCAATCCTAAAAGAAAACTTAAATCCACTGAATGGATTTTGCAGTTTTTCTCATTCATCCACACAGAAACTCATCATGTTTGCTGCAGGCAGTGCAATAAATGTCTAAAACACAACTGTGTTTATCCAAATTGTGAATTATTAACATGAATGGATATAACCTTGAATCAGTATCCCATGATTTACTGGAAATAGGGTCATGTAATGTAGCTCATTAGCATAACAGTGAGGTAAAGTTCAAGTGTTACAACAGATTATGAAAGTGAAAGTTTTAGACAAACGGTAGTGCCATAAATGAATGCTGTCATTTCACACAGTTTGGCTATATAATCTGATGGATATTTACCAGCAGTACTATAAAGCTGTTGCAGAGTTAAATGAAACAAAGTTTTATATATGGCATTTTGCaatatttgacttttttatACTTTGACAATAAATGAAACTGTTGCTTGTTCTACATAGTTTTTCCCTTTTCCCCCtatatgaatattaaacatttaaaatgtagtaAGAAAGACAAACAGTTAGTAATGTGTGTTGTCATGTTTACACAGGAACaactgaaaatacattttctttaagcCTAGTGGTTTAAAGAAGAGTTATTTACTTATAATTTGATTTAAGAGCTTCTAAGTAACAGGGGAAAAAAACGTTTCAGCTCCCTTCAAATAGCTTTTCTGTGATATTCAGAACTTTCTAAATCAAGACTTTCACGGTTTTTATCACTCTATCAAAGgaataaaaagcaaagaaaatatatatacaggtccttctcaaaatattagcatattgtgataaagttcattattttccataatgtcatgatgaaaatttaacattcacatattttagattcattgcacactaactgaaatatttcaggtcttttattgtcttaatatggatgattttggcatacagctcatgaaaacccaaaattcctatctcacaaaattagcatatttcatccgaccaataaaagaaaagtgtttttaatacaaaaaacgtcaactttcaaataatcatgtacagttatgcactcaatacttggttgggaatcctttggcagaaatgactgcttcaatgcggcgtggcatggaggcaatcagcctgtggcactgctgaggtcttatggaggcccaggatgcttcgatagcggcctttagctcatccagagtgttgggtcttgagtctctcaacgttctcttcacaatatcccacagattctctatggggttcaggtcaggagagttggcaggccaattgagcacagtgataccatggtcagtaaaccatttaccagtggttttggcactgtgagcaggtgccaggtcgtgctgaaaaatgaaatcttcatcaccataaagcttttcagcagatggaagcatgaagtgctccaaaatctcctgatagctagctgcattgaccctgcccttgataaaacacagtggaccaacaccagcagctgacacggcaccccagatcatcactgactgtgggtacttgacactggacttctggcattttggcatttccttgtccccagtcttcctccagactctggcaccttgattgcCGAATGAcaagcagaatttgctttcatcttaaaaaagtactttggaccactgagcaacagtccagtgctgcttctctgtagcccaggtcaggcgcttctgctgctgtttctggttcaaaagtggcttgacctggggaatgcggcacctgtagcccatttcctgcacacgcctgtgcacggtggctctggatgtttctactccagactcagtccactgcttccgcaggtcccccaaggtctggaatcggcccttctccacaatcttcctcagggtccggtcacctcttctcgttgtgcagcgttttctgccacactttttccttcccacagacttcccactgaggtgccttgatacagcactctgggaacagcctatttgttcagaaatttctttctgtgtcttaccctcttgcttgagggtgtcaatagtggccttctggacagcagtcaggtcggcagtcttacccatgattggggttttgagtgatgaaccaggctgggagttttgaaggcctcaggaatcttttgcaggtgtttagagttaactcgttgattcagatgattaggttcatagctcgtttagagacccttttaatgatatgctaattttgtgagataggaattttgggttttcatgagctgtatgccaaaatcatccgtattaagacaataaaagacctgaaatatttcagttagtgtgcaatgaatctaaaatatatgaatgttaaattttcatcatgacattatggaaaataatgaactttatcacaatatgctaatattttgagaaggacctgtatatatatatatatatatatatatatacagatgtAGGGAGTAGCCTACCCATGCAATTTTCTGATTGTCCAAACCagaatattattatttataacgATATCGCAGTCTAGTTTTGTACCAGCTGTAGATGGGCCACCTCCTTTTAGTTTAGAAAAGTAAACAGAATATTACAGTAGTCTAACCttgatgaaacaaaagcataagtCAACATCTCAAGTTCGTTTTTCAAGGCGATTGTTCGGAGTTTGGAGATGTTGTACAGCTGGAAGAAGCAGgtctttaaaagttgttttatatGGTGTTCTGGAGACATGACCTCATCTAAAATGACTCCCAGATCTCTCAACTTAGACTTTGATGCCTGGTTAAGGTTGCCCAGGTGCTGTGTAATGCCAAGAGGATGGCACTATCCGAGGTGATaatgaaagttttattttggtttaattgtAGACAATTATCATTTAGCCATTGCTTTATGTGTAAAATGCATGTGATCAAAGAGCTCACTTTATGGGTCTCAAAtgtcttaaaacaagtcaaatatCTTCCTCAAACAGATGCTATGACACATCACAAAACTATGTAACCTAAGGGAAGCacatacaacaaaaataaaatgtgaaagtgCAAAAAACCAGGAAGCACAGCTCAAAATCACTCATATGTATTTCAACAGGCCAATCTGATGAGCCTGAGCAATCTTGAAAGATCATTGTATAcgatataaaaaataaactttgaagGTGCCAAGTACCTCAATGCTTTCTTTTGATCTTTAAAAGTGGTCTTGATAGTTCTCCTGTTCTATCTGaggggtttttgtttttctctggttgcTTGTTCACTCCAGGCATTGCTCAGTGTATAGTGTTTGCATTAAAACGGGGAAAGTGGAGAACAAAAAATATGTACAGCAGTATCTAAGAGgtccaaactttaaaaaaacatatgtggaaaaacatttggcTAACAAATGACATCTGAGATAAATCCTACAATGACTTCTGTATGTCAAGTTTTCAACAGATAGCATCTTATTTTCAGAGGAGTACATACGTTTTATAACAAGTCTGTGATATTTTTCATTGAttccataaaataaatatgaaacaaaatgcATCTTTGTGACAGACTGATATACATGTAAACAGCTCACTAAAAAACTGGCATGTACTTGACAGAAAATAACTggtcagaaaaacaaaagcccGATATAAACCAGCATCAGTTTTACATTAACATGAACTCAGAATGTGGCAACCAAGAAGAAACCCCTGCCGTAAAATGTACACCTTCAGGTTTAACACAAAATCTGAAGATGGACAGATCAAATGACTGAAAAATCTTTATGGTCAGATGAGCTTAAGATTGAGCTTTTGGCCAAGCTGACAAAAAACATATTGGAAGTTGTCCAAAAGAAGAATACCGTATCAACCGTCAAGCACTGTtctggtggcatcatgctgagggtctgtttcACTGCTGGTGGCGGTAGTGCATTGTACAAAGCAGCTTGAACAATAAACACGTTCAATCTCCTGCaaattcttcaacttctccGCAAATCAACACTGAAGATGGTTAAAGCTCGGAAAAAACACTGGTGTTTCAGCAAGGAACATGAACCCAAGAACATCTCAAAACTAGTTTGGGCATTCATAAAGCAAGGTGATATTAGGCACCTACAACGGCCCCAACGTCAACCCTGCTGAAAATGTAAGGACCAGGCCTAAGATTTGGGTCTGCCAAGAAACAAATCAATATAATGAGCTCTACCACTTCTGAAAGGGGAGGGGTGAAATATTCAGAATTAGGTCAGAAGCTTGATTGTGACGAAGAAGAGTAAATTGCATATAGGGATTTAACTAAATATTATtggaaatgtatatatatttgagCCAGATGCATCATTTGTTGCCCAGTCCTAaatttccaaaataaatatgacatTCATGCCGATGAGTGTGTTTACACTGCTGAAAAGAGCTGACATatgaaataattcaaaaaatgtatgattacgtattttcatttaaaccagGATAGGACGCACCCCCCTTGCTCCAGCAGCAACACACTTGGTCAGACATGGCAGGCAATCAAAAAATCTACTTGTTCCCACTCCATCTGTTCAAAAAACTATTAATCTGCTCCCGTCCAATAAAAGGCTCGGCCCTCACCGCGGAGCCAATAGAAGGGCATTTTAGCTGCGAGATCCAGGCCAATCCCATGCTGCATTCTAATGTGGGCCATCTTTATCAAGGCGCCACTCTGTTTCCACATTCTGCGTATTTATGGTTTCTAAGGAGAGAGTCTGCAGGAGGCATGCATCTGTAGGACATAACTGAGGTCTGTTTCCAGAGGGCTCAGCCAACACTTCAGATATGGAGCTTTCCCGTGAAAAACTGTGGATGGGTGTTGCATGGTGCATTTTCAAGCAACTTTGAAAGACTCCAAGTTAGGACTGTCATTTGCGGACTAATTCTTTAGGAATCTAGTTGTGGTCCAGAATACTCCGCTTGTGGCTGTCAAAAAGTTCCTGGTGGCCACCAGAGACCTTTCCCAGCTTGGATCTAATTGGATGTGTTCCTAACACTTGGAAAAAGATTTGGAGAACTTTCCATGGATCCGAACATCCAGGGGTCTTTCCTCTTCAACAACAGCCTGAACCAGTTCCCCTCAGACCTGAAGGCACCAGTGTGCCAATACTCAGTACCCAATTCTTTCTACAAACTCAACCCCGGCCTTAACACCCAGCTGCAGCCGGGGACGCCCCACGGCATCAGTGACATCCTGAGCCGATCCATGGTGGGGGTCGGATCAACCGGCACTACCACCCTGCTGTCTGGATATTCCCCCATGGGAGGGTTCGGTCCCTCCGTAACC harbors:
- the LOC124878377 gene encoding E3 ubiquitin-protein ligase NEURL3-like yields the protein MNHKCGNRCLGPLTFHTWAVGDQIHLTEGCRRAERNKDTFRGGVVFSNRPVRTCEKIRVMVERKVPHWKGAMRVGFTNMPPSARSLPLPCLAMPNLTKTQGHWATPVPESCCEEGLELEFWVSACAHLSVRFHSGRKQKLPIKVDLSRPLWAMIDVYGQTCSIFLLGSKKKEWLLKKRSCPKPEPSPLIKRLCSFNPDYTALNENSYDHISSLSTEDPADDGCVVCMGQKAEITLPCGHRCLCPHCSFRVLEQFGTCPLCRLEIITSLVMGT